A portion of the Sphingobacterium spiritivorum genome contains these proteins:
- a CDS encoding Fur family transcriptional regulator produces MKSIENPENKTAQEAHFTSLLRSNKLKVTQPRLRVLEIVSAKNSAISQPDLEKILGAEIDRVTLYRILANFEEKGILHKIFDLNGTATYAICSTQCSAHDHHDQHVHFICTVCNSIFCLEEISLPKINLPKNFKLHSIAVNAVGLCDNCQSSEE; encoded by the coding sequence ATGAAATCGATTGAAAATCCGGAAAATAAAACTGCTCAGGAAGCACATTTCACAAGCCTGTTACGTTCAAACAAATTGAAAGTGACACAGCCAAGATTACGTGTTCTGGAGATTGTATCTGCAAAGAATTCTGCGATATCCCAACCCGATTTAGAGAAGATTCTCGGCGCTGAAATAGACCGTGTAACGTTGTACAGGATACTGGCAAACTTTGAAGAAAAAGGAATTCTGCACAAGATCTTTGACCTCAACGGCACGGCTACATATGCCATATGCTCTACCCAATGTTCGGCACATGATCACCATGATCAGCACGTACATTTTATCTGTACAGTATGCAACAGTATCTTTTGTCTGGAAGAAATTTCACTACCCAAAATCAATCTTCCCAAAAATTTTAAGCTTCATTCGATAGCGGTAAATGCGGTAGGTCTTTGCGACAATTGCCAGTCTTCAGAAGAATAA
- the rnr gene encoding ribonuclease R: protein MRTRKENPYKEVLTQMIVDIFEKSGNKPLNYKQVAAKLNVSDSDSKAAIAEVLTIDPKNSPFIESERGKFQLRQIKVYVTGKVDMTADGSAYVIPEDELENDIFIAPRKLRQALHGDIVKVHTYEKRKGRKKEGEVVEILQRAKTDFTGIINLSKSFAFFIADDRKMLHDIFIPLDNLNGAKDGEKVVVSITEWPKGSKNPVGRVKDVLGKKGENNTEMNAILADYGFPLSFPPEVEKEANSFSAVIDNTEIQKRRDFRTIPTFTIDPADAKDFDDAISFQQLPNGNYEIGVHIADVSHFVKPDTALDKEAFERATSVYLVDRVIPMLPERLSNDLCSLRPNEDRLCFSAVFELDDKANIHDQWFGRTVIHSDRRFSYEEAQEVIENKTGDFATEILKLNELAYILREKKFKNGAISFESEEVKFTLDENGKPTGVYTKVRKDAHKLIEDFMLLANRKVAEYIGKQGKGKNKLTFVYRFHDLPNPETLTTFSQFASRFGHKLTIRSDKETAKSLNALMTKIEGSKEQNLLTSLAVRSMAKAVYTTKNTSHYGLAFDYYTHFTSPIRRYPDVMVHRLLQFYLDGGQKVNAEHYEKMSEHSSQMEKKAAEAERASIKYKQAEFLQDQIGTEYTGIVSGVTEWGMYVEIESNKCEGMVRLRDITDDFYVLDEKNYAIIGQRKKKKYQLGDEVQIKVKKVDLDKRQIDFTLLG, encoded by the coding sequence ATGAGAACAAGAAAAGAGAATCCTTATAAAGAAGTGTTAACACAGATGATCGTTGACATTTTTGAAAAATCCGGCAACAAACCTCTTAACTACAAACAGGTCGCAGCGAAACTTAATGTATCAGACTCGGACAGCAAAGCAGCGATAGCTGAAGTCCTCACCATAGACCCTAAGAACAGTCCGTTTATCGAAAGTGAAAGAGGCAAGTTCCAGCTTCGCCAGATCAAGGTATATGTCACCGGAAAAGTAGATATGACTGCCGATGGATCGGCCTATGTAATACCCGAGGACGAACTGGAAAATGATATCTTTATCGCACCCCGAAAATTGCGTCAGGCTCTGCATGGAGACATCGTCAAAGTGCACACATATGAGAAACGCAAAGGCCGTAAAAAGGAAGGTGAAGTCGTAGAGATTTTGCAAAGAGCAAAGACGGATTTCACCGGTATAATCAACCTTTCCAAAAGCTTTGCATTCTTCATTGCCGATGACCGAAAAATGCTTCACGACATTTTCATTCCGCTGGACAATCTCAACGGTGCGAAGGACGGCGAAAAGGTAGTGGTATCGATCACCGAATGGCCTAAGGGAAGTAAGAATCCGGTGGGTCGGGTAAAAGATGTATTAGGAAAAAAAGGAGAGAATAACACGGAGATGAATGCCATATTGGCAGACTACGGATTTCCACTTTCCTTCCCTCCGGAAGTCGAAAAAGAAGCCAATAGTTTCTCCGCTGTCATTGACAATACAGAGATCCAAAAGCGTCGTGATTTCCGAACGATTCCGACCTTTACAATCGACCCGGCAGATGCCAAAGATTTTGATGACGCAATCTCTTTTCAGCAATTACCGAATGGCAATTACGAGATTGGTGTACACATCGCAGATGTATCTCATTTTGTAAAACCGGACACCGCTCTTGACAAAGAAGCATTCGAGCGCGCAACATCCGTATACCTGGTAGACCGGGTAATACCAATGCTTCCTGAGCGACTTTCCAATGACCTCTGTTCACTCCGTCCAAACGAAGACAGGCTTTGCTTCTCCGCCGTCTTTGAGCTCGATGACAAGGCGAATATACATGACCAGTGGTTTGGAAGAACAGTCATCCATTCAGACCGCAGGTTCTCCTATGAAGAAGCACAGGAAGTCATCGAAAACAAAACAGGTGATTTTGCAACTGAAATACTCAAACTAAACGAACTCGCTTATATCCTTCGTGAGAAAAAATTTAAAAACGGGGCCATCAGCTTTGAAAGCGAAGAAGTCAAATTCACACTGGATGAAAACGGAAAACCTACAGGAGTATATACAAAAGTCAGAAAAGATGCACATAAGCTGATCGAAGACTTTATGCTACTGGCAAACCGCAAAGTAGCTGAATACATCGGCAAGCAGGGAAAAGGTAAAAACAAGCTGACATTTGTATACCGCTTCCACGACCTTCCGAATCCGGAAACCTTAACAACCTTTTCTCAGTTTGCATCGCGTTTCGGACATAAGCTGACTATACGATCAGATAAAGAAACAGCCAAATCACTGAATGCTCTAATGACCAAAATAGAAGGCAGCAAAGAACAAAACCTGCTGACTTCTCTGGCAGTGCGCTCTATGGCCAAAGCCGTATACACTACAAAAAACACTAGCCACTACGGTCTTGCTTTTGATTATTACACCCATTTTACATCCCCTATCCGCCGTTACCCCGATGTAATGGTTCACAGACTGCTGCAGTTTTATCTGGATGGAGGTCAAAAAGTAAATGCAGAACATTATGAGAAGATGAGTGAGCATTCTTCACAAATGGAAAAGAAAGCAGCTGAAGCGGAACGTGCATCGATTAAATACAAACAGGCAGAATTCCTGCAGGATCAGATCGGAACAGAATATACTGGTATTGTATCAGGTGTCACTGAATGGGGTATGTATGTAGAGATTGAATCTAATAAATGTGAAGGCATGGTACGGCTCCGTGATATTACAGATGATTTTTATGTACTTGACGAGAAGAATTACGCCATAATCGGTCAGCGCAAGAAAAAGAAATACCAACTGGGGGATGAGGTACAGATCAAGGTAAAAAAGGTTGATCTGGACAAAAGACAGATTGACTTCACCTTGCTTGGCTAA
- a CDS encoding alpha-galactosidase → MKKAAFICFGLLLLSHMGVMAQSNPLYTDAHYSRAAGKDWLINAEEYKAEIYETKDRADVILDNGLVRRSFRLAPDLVCYDYSNLRTGQQLIRAVEPEAWVNINGADYAVGGLDGQKEKAYLLAEWLPSFKKKQNGFYYASHEIVPLSTPIKANRVFWSSNSSNPKGKAVIFRYQHPNLKGITVQVHYEIYDKLPVIRKWVSIINQSGKSLTVNRVVHEVLSLVEEESAVVGETNQMLKQSGIYFETNYAYNNAMQYRLSDQTTHWEADSTYTSQVNYDLKTPVRVKIYPAKVSDIAVADGNEFESVKTYELLHDSYDRERRGLAVRRMYRLLSPWVTANPIFMHLVSKNDDDVRAAVDQAAAVGYEAVILSFGSHLNMEDNSAANHAKWKKLATYAKSKGVRIGGYTLFSSRKISGETDVIDPKTGKPGGAFFGNAPCMASEWGLKYAEAIVDFFKKTGFDILEMDGPYPGDVCASHNHPGHKGLEDSQWAQMNIQKKIFHELNAMDVYINAPDWYFLDGTNKIGLGYREVNFALSRTQQKILNRQNIYDGTWERTPSMSWGFVPLTAYHGGGADAVIEPLDEHLEDYKQLMVQYYAAGVQACYRGPRLYDTERTKQMVTEVVDWYKKYRHILNADVVHLRRPDGRDWDGILHVDPQGKEKGLAVLYNPTKSTMTRTLRLPVYYTGLNKTVSLSELEGKTEQLKVDGQGMVTCTVTIPAESYTWLLMR, encoded by the coding sequence ATGAAAAAAGCTGCCTTTATTTGTTTCGGTTTGCTGTTATTGTCTCATATGGGGGTAATGGCACAGAGTAACCCATTGTATACAGATGCTCATTATTCCAGGGCTGCCGGTAAAGACTGGCTGATCAATGCGGAAGAATATAAAGCTGAGATATACGAAACAAAGGATCGGGCTGATGTGATACTGGATAATGGTCTTGTTCGTCGCTCATTTCGGTTGGCTCCGGATCTGGTGTGCTATGATTACAGTAATCTGCGTACCGGTCAGCAACTGATCCGGGCCGTGGAGCCGGAAGCATGGGTTAATATTAATGGTGCAGATTATGCTGTGGGAGGGCTGGATGGCCAGAAAGAGAAAGCATATTTACTGGCCGAATGGCTTCCGTCATTTAAAAAGAAGCAAAACGGGTTTTATTATGCGTCACATGAGATTGTTCCCCTGAGCACTCCTATAAAAGCGAATCGTGTCTTTTGGAGTAGCAATAGCAGCAATCCAAAGGGAAAGGCTGTTATATTTCGTTATCAGCATCCAAATTTAAAAGGAATCACAGTTCAGGTACATTATGAGATCTATGATAAACTTCCTGTGATCCGTAAGTGGGTTAGCATAATAAATCAATCTGGAAAATCTTTGACAGTGAACAGAGTCGTTCACGAAGTGCTGAGTCTGGTCGAGGAAGAATCTGCAGTGGTAGGGGAGACCAATCAGATGCTAAAGCAAAGCGGTATATATTTTGAAACCAATTATGCATACAATAATGCTATGCAATACCGTCTTTCGGACCAGACAACACATTGGGAGGCAGATTCAACCTATACTTCTCAGGTCAATTATGATCTGAAGACCCCGGTTAGGGTTAAGATCTACCCTGCTAAAGTTTCTGATATAGCTGTAGCAGATGGTAATGAGTTTGAGTCGGTCAAGACATATGAGCTGTTACATGATAGCTATGACCGGGAGCGAAGAGGGCTTGCTGTTCGGCGCATGTACCGCCTGTTGTCTCCATGGGTGACTGCAAATCCGATCTTTATGCATTTAGTAAGTAAAAATGATGATGATGTGCGGGCAGCGGTTGATCAGGCTGCAGCAGTAGGTTATGAAGCAGTGATATTGAGTTTTGGAAGTCATCTTAATATGGAAGATAATTCTGCTGCTAATCATGCTAAATGGAAAAAACTGGCGACATATGCCAAAAGTAAAGGGGTAAGGATTGGAGGATATACGCTGTTCAGTTCCCGTAAGATCTCTGGAGAAACTGATGTTATAGATCCGAAGACAGGGAAGCCCGGAGGCGCATTTTTTGGAAATGCACCATGTATGGCCAGTGAATGGGGATTGAAATATGCCGAAGCCATTGTTGATTTTTTTAAAAAAACAGGATTTGATATTCTGGAAATGGATGGTCCGTATCCCGGAGATGTATGTGCTTCACATAATCATCCCGGACATAAGGGGCTTGAAGATTCGCAATGGGCGCAAATGAATATTCAAAAAAAGATCTTCCATGAGCTGAATGCAATGGATGTGTATATAAATGCGCCGGATTGGTATTTTCTGGATGGTACGAATAAGATCGGACTGGGATACAGAGAAGTGAATTTTGCATTATCGCGCACACAGCAGAAAATATTGAACCGTCAGAATATATATGATGGTACCTGGGAGCGAACGCCGTCTATGAGCTGGGGCTTTGTTCCGCTGACAGCGTATCACGGCGGTGGTGCAGATGCTGTTATCGAGCCTTTGGATGAGCATCTTGAAGACTATAAGCAACTGATGGTGCAGTACTATGCGGCCGGGGTGCAAGCCTGTTATCGCGGTCCGAGACTTTATGATACGGAAAGAACGAAACAGATGGTCACAGAGGTCGTGGATTGGTATAAAAAGTACCGTCATATCCTTAATGCGGATGTGGTGCACCTGAGAAGGCCTGACGGAAGAGATTGGGATGGTATTCTGCATGTGGATCCGCAAGGGAAAGAAAAAGGACTGGCGGTATTATACAATCCGACTAAAAGTACGATGACCCGTACATTACGCTTGCCGGTTTATTATACCGGATTGAATAAAACTGTTAGTTTGAGTGAACTGGAGGGTAAAACTGAACAACTGAAAGTAGACGGGCAAGGTATGGTCACCTGTACAGTAACTATTCCTGCTGAGAGCTATACCTGGTTGCTGATGCGTTAA
- the rpsL gene encoding 30S ribosomal protein S12 gives MPTIQQLVRKGRVALVDKSKSPALDSCPQRRGVCTRVYTTTPKKPNSAMRKVARVRLTNGKEVNAYIPGEGHNLQEHSIVLIRGGRVKDLPGVRYHIIRGALDTSGVAGRNQRRSKYGTKRPKPGQAAAAPAKGKKK, from the coding sequence ATGCCTACTATTCAACAATTAGTTAGAAAAGGTAGAGTAGCTCTGGTAGACAAGAGTAAGTCTCCAGCGTTGGACAGCTGTCCACAGCGAAGAGGTGTGTGTACACGTGTATACACTACTACCCCTAAAAAACCAAACTCAGCAATGCGTAAAGTAGCTCGTGTACGTTTAACAAACGGTAAAGAGGTCAACGCTTACATCCCCGGAGAAGGTCACAACTTACAAGAGCACTCGATCGTATTGATCCGTGGTGGTCGTGTAAAAGATTTACCAGGTGTACGTTACCACATTATCCGTGGTGCATTAGACACTTCAGGTGTAGCAGGTCGTAACCAACGTCGTTCTAAATACGGAACTAAACGCCCTAAACCAGGACAAGCAGCTGCAGCTCCTGCAAAAGGTAAAAAGAAATAA
- the rpsG gene encoding 30S ribosomal protein S7 has protein sequence MRKSKPKKRIILPDPKFNDVQVTRFVNNMMYDGKKSIAYDIFYKAVELVEQKTSESGLETWKKALNNVMPAVEVKSRRVGGANFQVPMEVRPERKIALGMKWLISYSRRRGEKTMFEKLAGEIISASKGEGAAVKKKEDTHKMAEANKAFSHFRF, from the coding sequence ATGAGAAAATCAAAACCAAAAAAGAGAATCATTCTACCTGATCCAAAGTTTAATGACGTTCAGGTAACACGTTTTGTAAACAACATGATGTATGACGGTAAAAAATCTATCGCCTATGACATCTTTTACAAAGCAGTAGAATTAGTAGAACAAAAAACTAGCGAAAGTGGTTTAGAGACTTGGAAAAAAGCTTTAAACAACGTTATGCCAGCCGTAGAGGTTAAATCTCGTCGTGTAGGTGGTGCTAACTTCCAGGTTCCTATGGAAGTACGTCCGGAGCGTAAAATTGCTTTAGGTATGAAATGGTTAATTTCGTACTCACGCAGACGTGGTGAAAAGACGATGTTCGAAAAATTAGCAGGAGAAATCATTTCAGCTTCTAAAGGTGAAGGTGCTGCTGTTAAGAAAAAAGAGGATACGCACAAAATGGCAGAAGCCAACAAAGCGTTCTCACACTTCAGATTTTAA
- the fusA gene encoding elongation factor G: MARDLKFTRNIGIAAHIDAGKTTTTERILYYSGVNHKIGEVHEGASTMDWMEQEAERGITITSAATTVFWNYRDQKYQVNVIDTPGHVDFTVEVNRSLRVLDGLVFLFSAVDGVEPQSETNWRLADNYKVPRIGFVNKMDRSGADFLKVVKQVKQMLGSDAVALQLPIGAEDTFTGVVDLINNRGIVWNEHDKGMTFTEVPIPDDMVEEVAEYREKLLEAVAGYDESLMEKFFDDPNSLTEREILDALRKAVLDNAIVPMVCGSSFKNKGVQTMLDLVMELLPSPLDVEAVKGTNPDTGEEIERKPSVNEPFAALGFKIATDPFVGRLCFIRAYSGKLDAGSYVLNTRSGNKERISRIFQMHANKQNPIPFIEAGDIGAVVGFKDIKTGDTLCDEKAPIVLESMTFPEPVIGLAIEPKTQADVDKLGIGLGKLAEEDPTFVVKSDEETGQTVISGMGELHLEILIDRLKREFKVEVNQGAPQVAYKESINGTTEHREVYKKQSGGRGKFADIKVVISPIDEDYDTTKSALQFVNEIVGGSIPKEYIPSVQKGFESSLNNGVLAGYPLSGMKVRLIDGSFHAVDSDSLSFELAARMAYREALPKCSPVLMEPIMKVEVLTPEENMGDVMGDLNRRRGQMQGLDSRNGAQVIKALVPLSEMFGYVTQLRTITSGRATSTMEFDHYSEAPRNVAEEVIAKSKGRVKGSVE, translated from the coding sequence ATGGCAAGAGACTTAAAATTCACTAGAAATATCGGTATCGCTGCTCACATCGATGCTGGTAAAACTACAACTACAGAGCGTATTCTTTACTACTCTGGAGTTAACCACAAAATTGGAGAGGTACACGAAGGTGCATCTACGATGGACTGGATGGAGCAAGAGGCTGAGCGTGGTATCACGATCACTTCTGCTGCTACAACAGTATTCTGGAACTACCGCGACCAAAAATATCAGGTAAACGTTATCGATACACCAGGACACGTGGATTTCACGGTTGAAGTAAACCGTTCTTTACGTGTATTGGATGGATTAGTATTCTTATTTTCTGCAGTTGATGGTGTTGAGCCTCAGTCTGAGACAAACTGGAGATTAGCAGATAACTACAAAGTGCCTCGTATCGGATTCGTTAACAAAATGGACCGTTCCGGAGCTGACTTCCTGAAAGTTGTAAAACAAGTTAAGCAAATGTTAGGTTCTGACGCTGTAGCGTTACAATTGCCTATCGGAGCAGAAGATACGTTCACAGGTGTAGTTGACTTAATCAACAACCGTGGTATCGTATGGAATGAGCATGACAAAGGTATGACCTTTACAGAAGTGCCTATTCCTGATGATATGGTTGAAGAAGTAGCAGAATACCGTGAAAAATTACTGGAAGCAGTAGCAGGATATGACGAGTCATTAATGGAGAAATTCTTTGATGATCCTAATTCACTGACTGAGCGTGAAATCTTAGATGCTTTACGTAAAGCTGTATTAGATAACGCTATCGTTCCTATGGTATGTGGTTCATCTTTCAAAAACAAAGGTGTTCAGACTATGCTGGATCTGGTAATGGAATTATTGCCTTCTCCTCTTGATGTAGAGGCTGTAAAAGGTACTAATCCGGATACTGGTGAAGAAATTGAGCGTAAACCATCTGTAAACGAGCCATTCGCAGCTTTAGGTTTCAAAATTGCGACTGACCCGTTTGTAGGTCGTCTATGTTTTATCCGTGCATACTCAGGTAAGTTAGATGCAGGTTCTTATGTATTGAACACTCGTTCAGGAAACAAAGAGCGTATCTCCCGTATCTTCCAGATGCACGCAAACAAACAAAACCCTATTCCATTTATTGAGGCTGGTGATATCGGTGCGGTAGTTGGTTTCAAAGACATCAAAACTGGTGATACGCTTTGTGATGAAAAAGCACCTATCGTATTAGAGTCTATGACTTTCCCTGAGCCGGTTATCGGTTTGGCGATTGAGCCTAAAACTCAGGCTGACGTTGACAAATTAGGTATTGGTCTTGGTAAACTGGCAGAAGAGGATCCTACATTCGTAGTAAAATCTGATGAAGAAACTGGTCAGACAGTTATCTCCGGTATGGGTGAGCTTCACTTAGAGATCCTTATCGATCGTCTGAAACGTGAATTCAAAGTAGAGGTAAACCAAGGTGCACCTCAGGTAGCATACAAAGAGTCTATCAACGGTACTACTGAGCACCGTGAAGTATACAAAAAACAATCAGGTGGTCGTGGTAAGTTTGCGGATATCAAAGTTGTTATCTCTCCTATTGATGAGGATTATGACACTACAAAATCTGCACTTCAATTCGTAAACGAGATTGTCGGTGGTTCTATCCCTAAAGAATACATTCCTTCTGTTCAAAAAGGTTTCGAAAGCTCATTGAACAATGGTGTATTAGCGGGTTATCCATTATCCGGAATGAAAGTTCGTTTGATCGACGGTTCATTCCACGCAGTCGATTCAGATTCATTATCATTCGAATTGGCAGCACGTATGGCTTACCGTGAAGCATTACCTAAATGTTCTCCTGTATTGATGGAGCCTATCATGAAAGTGGAGGTCCTTACACCAGAAGAAAACATGGGTGATGTAATGGGTGACTTGAACCGTCGTCGTGGTCAAATGCAAGGTTTGGACTCACGTAACGGAGCACAGGTTATCAAAGCATTAGTTCCACTTTCTGAGATGTTTGGTTATGTAACACAGTTACGTACTATCACTTCAGGCCGTGCGACTTCTACAATGGAATTCGATCACTATTCTGAAGCACCACGTAACGTTGCTGAAGAGGTTATCGCTAAATCAAAAGGTAGAGTTAAAGGATCAGTAGAATAA
- the rpsJ gene encoding 30S ribosomal protein S10: MSQRIRIKLKSYDYNLVDKSAEKIVKTVKPTGAVVSGPIPLPTEKKIYTVLRSPHVNKKAREQFQLCAYKRLLDIYSSNSKTVDALMKLELPSGVEVEIKV; encoded by the coding sequence ATGAGCCAAAGAATCAGAATCAAATTGAAATCTTACGATTACAATTTAGTTGACAAATCAGCTGAGAAAATCGTAAAAACTGTAAAACCTACAGGTGCAGTTGTTAGTGGACCTATTCCATTGCCTACTGAGAAAAAAATCTATACGGTATTACGTTCACCACACGTTAACAAAAAAGCACGTGAGCAATTCCAATTGTGTGCTTACAAAAGATTGTTAGATATCTATTCATCTAACTCTAAAACTGTTGACGCTCTGATGAAACTTGAATTACCTTCAGGTGTTGAAGTAGAAATCAAAGTGTGA
- a CDS encoding porin family protein, translated as MKKSLLTVAAAILLSAGLQAQTSYGIKAGLNFSKLRVSAGDISATSDASTNFYVMGYVDAPISPVFSFQPGLSLQGKGGKTTQSYGTRQTGSINVMYLEVPLNFVYYIPAGPGKVFLGAGPYAGIGLRSKGKVDKLSVNIGFDDDGFNRFDAGANFLAGYKLANGFMLNGGYSFGLTNLAKDSDDASLKNRVISVGIGYQF; from the coding sequence ATGAAAAAATCATTATTAACGGTTGCTGCTGCAATTCTACTTTCAGCAGGCCTACAGGCACAGACCAGTTATGGCATTAAGGCTGGGCTTAACTTTTCTAAATTACGTGTTTCTGCTGGCGATATATCAGCTACTTCTGATGCTTCGACTAATTTTTATGTAATGGGATATGTAGATGCTCCCATATCACCTGTTTTCAGTTTTCAACCCGGATTATCTTTGCAGGGTAAAGGAGGTAAGACAACTCAGTCTTACGGAACAAGGCAGACCGGTAGCATTAATGTGATGTATCTGGAAGTGCCTTTAAATTTTGTGTATTATATTCCAGCAGGTCCGGGTAAAGTATTCCTTGGAGCTGGTCCCTATGCAGGCATAGGGCTTAGAAGCAAAGGGAAAGTAGATAAACTCTCCGTAAATATTGGTTTTGATGATGATGGCTTCAACAGATTTGATGCAGGAGCTAATTTTCTTGCAGGCTATAAACTGGCTAACGGATTTATGCTAAATGGAGGATATAGTTTTGGTTTAACAAATCTTGCAAAGGATTCAGATGATGCATCGCTGAAAAACCGTGTAATCTCTGTAGGAATAGGCTATCAGTTTTAG
- a CDS encoding outer membrane beta-barrel protein, which produces MKKLLLTVLAIAGFSFMAQAQEFGYKKADFIVEGFFQSSNKNDKTADSKKSNLLFNPKFGYFVTDKIAVGAGLGFSNKKEVIQLSLGKAEAKINVFSAAVFGRYYFLEIGTRFKTYAELTGSYGSISTERIFNSNTTKEPKANRFTVDAGIGANYFLTQHIAAGFVFSNVASFATVKQDTEGAKAYTEFNTNINVFDNFFNTAQFGLTYKF; this is translated from the coding sequence ATGAAAAAACTATTACTTACGGTTCTTGCAATCGCAGGTTTTTCTTTTATGGCTCAGGCACAGGAATTCGGATACAAAAAGGCCGATTTTATTGTGGAAGGATTTTTTCAATCTTCCAATAAAAATGATAAAACCGCAGACAGTAAAAAGTCTAACCTTCTGTTCAATCCAAAATTCGGATACTTTGTAACCGATAAAATCGCAGTAGGTGCAGGGTTAGGTTTCAGTAACAAAAAAGAGGTTATACAATTATCACTAGGTAAAGCTGAAGCAAAAATAAATGTTTTCAGTGCTGCTGTATTTGGACGATATTACTTTCTGGAAATCGGCACACGTTTCAAGACATACGCAGAATTAACAGGTAGTTATGGCAGTATCAGTACAGAAAGAATATTCAATTCTAATACGACTAAAGAGCCTAAGGCGAATCGTTTTACTGTTGATGCCGGAATTGGTGCCAACTACTTTTTGACACAGCATATTGCCGCTGGTTTTGTGTTTTCAAATGTCGCTTCTTTTGCTACAGTCAAACAAGATACAGAAGGAGCAAAGGCATATACAGAGTTTAATACCAATATAAATGTATTTGATAATTTTTTCAATACAGCTCAATTTGGGTTGACGTATAAATTTTAA
- a CDS encoding outer membrane beta-barrel protein, with protein sequence MKKILLTIAAVAGLTFASQAQEFGFKKTDFIVEGYFQSSNKNDKSKEEKVSNFNFNPKFGYFVTDKIAVGLELGVGNTKSTKTTNDVESYTKNNVFGIGAFGRYYFLEVGSRFKTYAELGAGYSQIGGEFNNGTTTDKFDKTKGFGINAGVGANYFLTNSIAVSFAFADVVSFNSSKVDVDGAKSTTNFNTNINVFDNFFNTAKFGLTYKF encoded by the coding sequence ATGAAGAAAATTTTACTTACAATCGCTGCAGTTGCAGGCTTAACATTCGCTTCTCAAGCACAGGAATTCGGTTTCAAAAAAACTGATTTTATCGTTGAAGGTTACTTCCAGTCTTCTAACAAAAACGACAAATCAAAAGAAGAGAAAGTTTCTAACTTCAATTTCAACCCAAAATTCGGTTACTTCGTAACAGATAAAATCGCTGTAGGTCTTGAGTTAGGTGTTGGTAACACTAAATCTACAAAAACTACAAACGATGTAGAAAGCTACACTAAGAACAATGTTTTCGGTATTGGTGCTTTCGGTCGTTACTACTTCCTGGAAGTAGGTTCACGTTTCAAAACTTACGCTGAATTAGGTGCTGGTTACAGCCAGATCGGTGGTGAATTTAACAACGGTACAACTACAGATAAATTTGACAAAACTAAAGGTTTTGGAATCAATGCTGGTGTAGGTGCTAACTACTTCCTGACAAACAGTATCGCTGTTAGTTTTGCTTTTGCTGACGTCGTATCATTCAACTCATCTAAAGTTGATGTTGATGGTGCTAAATCTACTACTAACTTCAATACAAATATCAACGTGTTTGATAACTTCTTCAACACAGCTAAATTTGGTTTGACTTACAAATTCTAA